From the Rhinolophus sinicus isolate RSC01 linkage group LG02, ASM3656204v1, whole genome shotgun sequence genome, one window contains:
- the LOC141570017 gene encoding olfactory receptor 6C4-like has protein sequence MYFFLQNLSCLEIWFQNVIVPKMLLNIAMGTKTISFAHCIAQDFFHIFLGARVLSPHSHGLRPVHGPLPAPYPYPILMSSRVYTQLTLTCWLTGFSIIMPVILRNQLPFHGTHVSHFYDYLPLVEVVCSGPKVLDMVGFTLALVALLSTLVLITQIIRTIVRIPSVLERKKAFSTCSSHIIVVTMCYGNCFFMYVKPSPGKGVDLNKGVSLIDTIIV, from the coding sequence ATGTACTTCTTTCTCCAGAATCTGTCCTGCTTGGAAATTTGGTTCCAGAATGTCATCGTGCCCAAGATGTTGCTCAACATTGCCATGGGGACCAAGACCATCAGCTTTGCTCACTGCATTGCTCAGGACTTTTTCCACATCTTCCTGGGAGCCAGAGTTCTTTCTCCTCACAGCCATGGCCTACGACCGGTACATggccctctcccagccccctACCCCTACCCCATCCTCATGAGCAGCAGAGTGTACACACAGCTCACCCTCACCTGCTGGCTGACAGGGTTCTCCATCATCATGCCTGTCATCCTGAGGAATCAGCTTCCATTCCATGGTACCCACGTCAGCCACTTCTATGACTATCTACCTCTAGTGGAGGTGGTCTGCAGTGGGCCAAAGGTGCTGGACATGGTGGGTTTTACCCTGGCCTTGGTAGCACTGCTCAGCACTTTGGTACTGATTACCCAGATCATCCGGACAATTGTCAGGATCCCCTCTGTCCTGGAGAGAAAGAAGGCTTTCTCCACCTGTTCCTCCCACATAATTGTGGTCACCATGTGCTATGGCAACTGTTTCTTCATGTATGTCAAGCCCTCTCCAGGCAAGGGGGTCGATCTCAACAAAGGAGTGTCTCTAATCGATACAATCATTGTCTGA